From a single Bombus terrestris chromosome 17, iyBomTerr1.2, whole genome shotgun sequence genomic region:
- the LOC100649977 gene encoding uncharacterized protein LOC100649977 isoform X4, whose product MARFQQKQLQEKEQKLLQLYDQQQQRAYQVVQRGSAGSNSSNHATSISQHTVTKTSSSSHTTSTSQGGKVRQMFDERRQTTVKGIDRSYPLEPLENKSRKQTNGNGVQKNGNLTVNRQSVTVKRVARADVNSNLNGGKPIVSYHEEISRESFGPCARQHQEDDEFGNENHVAQYANGNHRDEARMEEVLDEDMIGRNRMMAKLHLMEYDETLKHRVKNDLESEEFPEDFMVDVPDKLPKQSVTRKLSQAEVRLERFKNANARRGNNVTKNPAIAPKKRSDPIFPAKSTCSGSRMTNTASDRGSNDGKNPASSKSRGKTLVSGNVRETVSLDSGRNVGRTDENPRFFCGESEKSATSHVVGSKTARKLSPDLSEDRIRRSERSAIFNKEKSAIKYPIDSKVARTSTSESLKDKTGKRESRELSSKDAGKSAVTSATGATTVRKLSSEALRDVKDQGDYGKFIDEESEKSATTYATRPKYAERSIREVSEDTKDVKRRSESPKFFCKESERSATTYAIDSKTAEKYTREATKDTRDLKRRSESPKFLSKESEKSATTYTTRPKSAERSIREVSEATKDVKRRSESPKFFCKESERSATTYAIDSKTAEKYTREATKDTRDLKRRSESPKFLSKESEKSATTYATRPKSAERSIREVSEATKDVKRRSESPKFFCKESERSATTYAIDSKTAEKYTREATKDTRDLKRRSESPKFLSKESEKSATTYTTRPKSAERSIREVSEVTKDVKRRSESPKFFCKESERSATTYAIDSKTAEKYTREATKATRDLKRRSESPKFLSKESERSATTYAIDGETSKKFSLEGLKSVKKRSDSPKPTTYAIEPKSAERLIREVSEDIKDVKSRSESPEFFYKQFEKSGTTYATDSKLAGKLARVSLKDIKDVKQRSESPRFFCKESERSATTYAIDAKTNKRFSFEDLKDVKQRSDSPKSTTYAIDSKRVERSIREPSENIKDVKRRSESPRFFCEESGRSAKTYATDRKTANSSKIRTSRSDSPKFLCKESEKSDTAYAMDSTILPTSPNYMKDSKSSVLKIASKNKKDMTNNTIRECTNDAMKRHATYPKRDTISKSSSPEGPKYDVISCAKPEYQTLRKSTETKLPDVFERLTRERSSSPRSFCHDSRRSATTMSTRNRNTESASVSANVIEEMKKKGSESRRVGSGKRDASIIRADESKSPDFAKASSRSCSVSPQYFGLDSDRSASILMVTPETIVKAKTDLVCFEKGEESPTSYVAKGEKLVTNVPREATRGSSTESYDDTAKRFIRSSVSRFFSEQCEGATRNVGPRKLQLTDARTPSQTKSQFDDGRAEKDERTSFVADGSRDSSPRSREIVESREETPEFLRYETEESAIATSLQPKICTDVEQPPKGAHSLKQTVAREITAKSRNLSSNVKDRSSKIPLSVKDHNLTAENANALSRRGSAGVLRSTKLIRDVLQRQSGQDQVDYASPGISNEWEERPRADRMQTETRVDKKVEERAGTPTGRQLAAAGSESCRSVKVDTQIGGIRTPERYVKQEQLRGTYSRSSKGTACEKSSVGKLLTYSVRKPVKQRGSLLKSNIFQQSLRDRDSTNERPVSSKRTTRIASLKKEPAACARSLQSRTKGNAANGKSKSDILKTRSRTASPISASNGKTSSEPVADKRNVDRYDASKRITRTSNESIARGSKGATDVAHRNDETKIPRAGARTARKQSIADERKKGKTSNQAEILKSMQLVRSVTRGSDFAQESRKMVGESVDDGTVRDEQTETRESCSSSTIDIRRSEAGLASIKELSKNYERTDSVESALRRFDSIGTEAESIRGTLERSVESIPKEIRRKSGGSIGRKADSKTISPKALDPPNVNLFAKRTCAGKATTVSRSAMAAAKGRQAEAQETRRQKKLEKARDSIEINRIAIRSRSLSCKRQLFQHTDSSETGSVASRCSIDSLRTVERFSTTSNKKKTCDSVNTASKRFEFSGSDETSTQTIDKAETDNMSTGVGRCSSAKQLRSIEDIRRSIEDESWDRETGQPSTISAVVGSAAKAAGRSKPRRINVNDRAGNRKEICSPGRSVNFTASNDALEDTERSSVKCTMRFSRVAKSPSPETTKETSIRARRNVPASPSKSPDTVARRASSELKAQDTRSTKRPTTMKGTEPIGNRKALTATSTTTKKSADVVDSAILENGLHLRDQTAETKYDNDSPTKKSDALVVDLDEQPAKENDAPLPRKPLLRKQSTEKQITSMQSTRPPSVSSTSGGSPMQGQTSGSRSKMASRAKAPISGSTGYKGSASSRTGGAAAATCYSDALVPCKMCGRRFAQDRVTLHEQICAKTTQKKRKQFDTMMYRVKGTDLEPFVKKGLVKKQVEKSKKPEIKSNWRRKHEDFINAIRSAKQVQAHLAAGGKLSDLPPPPVSDNYDYIQCPHCGRKFNKAAAERHIPKCEHMLHNKPIHSRAPKPRR is encoded by the exons ATG GCTCGCTTTCAGCAGAAGCAACTGCAGGAGAAGGAGCAGAAGTTGTTGCAGCTTTACGACCAACAACAGCAACGAGCTTATCAAGTGGTGCAACGAGGCAGCGCCGGCTCCAACAGCTCGAATCATGCTACCTCCATCAGCCAACACACCGTCACAAAGACCTCGAGCAGCAGCCATACAACCTCGACCTCGCAAGGTGGAAAG GTGAGGCAGATGTTCGACGAAAGACGGCAAACGACGGTGAAGGGCATCGACAGAAGCTACCCACTGGAGCCGCTGGAGAACAAATCGCGGAAACAGACGAACGGAAACGGCGTGCAGAAGAACGGAAATTTGACTGTGAACCGACAGTCGGTGACTGTGAAACGAGTAGCCAGGGCTGACGTGAACAGCAATTTGAACGGTGGCAAACCGATCGTCTCGTATCACGAGGAAATCAGTCGAGAATCGTTCGGTCCGTGCGCGCGCCAGCACCAAGAGGACGACGAGTTTGGAAACGAGAACCACGTCGCGCAATATGCGAATGGAAACCATCGAGATGAG GCACGTATGGAGGAAGTTTTGGACGAGGATATGATAGGAAGGAATCGTATGATGGCGAAACTTCATCTGATGGAGTACGACGAGACGTTGAAGCATCGTGTTAAAAACGACCTCGAGAGCGAGGAATTCCCCGAGGACTTTATGGTCGATGTTCCTGACAAGCTTCCAAAACAAAGTGTTACCAGAAAGTTATCTCAAGCGGAGGTCAGGTTGGAACGCTTTAAAAACGCGAACGCGAGGCGTGGTAACAACGTTACGAAGAACCCAGCCATTGCCCCGAAGAAACGATCTGACCCAATATTTCCAGCAAAATCCACTTGCAG CGGCAGCCGAATGACCAACACAGCTTCAGACAGAGGATCGAACGACGGGAAAAATCCTGCAAGTAGCAAATCCAGAGGGAAGACACTGGTCTCTGGAAATGTGAGGGAAACGGTCTCGTTGGATTCCGGGAGAAATGTGGGACGAACAGACGAAAATCCACGGTTCTTCTGCGGAGAGTCCGAGAAGTCTGCCACCTCGCACGTCGTTGGTTCGAAAACCGCGAGGAAATTATCGCCTGATTTGTCTGAAGATAGAATACGAAGAAGCGAAAGGTCTGCGATATTTAATAAAGAGAAATCTGCTATTAAATACCCGATAGACTCGAAGGTTGCAAGAACATCGACATCCGAGTCGCTTAAAGATAAGACAGGGAAAAGGGAAAGTCGCGAATTATCCTCTAAAGATGCTGGAAAATCAGCCGTAACTTCTGCGACTGGCGCAACAACCGTTAGGAAATTGTCTTCTGAAGCTTTAAGAGATGTCAAGGATCAAGGCGATTATGGTAAATTTATCGATGAAGAGTCTGAAAAATCAGCAACGACTTACGCAACTCGTCCAAAGTATGCAGAGAGATCGATTCGTGAAGTTTCCGAAGATACGAAGGACGTTAAGCGACGAAGTGAAAGTCCGAAATTCTTCTGCAAAGAGTCTGAAAGATCAGCAACGACTTACGCGATCGACTCAAAGACTGCAGAAAAGTATACTCGCGAAGCTACGAAAGATACGAGGGACTTGAAACGACGAAGTGAAAGTCCGAAATTCCTCTCCAAAGAGTCTGAAAAATCAGCAACGACTTACACGACTCGTCCAAAGTCTGCAGAGAGATCGATTCGTGAAGTTTCCGAAGCTACAAAGGATGTTAAGCGACGAAGTGAAAGTCCGAAATTTTTCTGCAAAGAGTCTGAAAGATCAGCAACGACTTACGCGATCGACTCAAAGACTGCAGAAAAGTATACTCGCGAAGCTACGAAAGATACGAGGGACTTGAAACGACGAAGTGAAAGTCCGAAATTCCTCTCCAAAGAGTCTGAAAAATCAGCAACGACTTACGCGACTCGTCCAAAGTCTGCAGAGAGATCGATTCGTGAAGTTTCCGAAGCTACGAAGGACGTTAAGCGACGAAGTGAAAGTCCGAAATTCTTCTGCAAAGAGTCTGAAAGGTCAGCAACGACTTACGCGATCGACTCAAAGACTGCAGAAAAGTATACTCGCGAAGCTACGAAAGATACGAGGGACTTGAAACGACGAAGTGAAAGTCCGAAATTCCTCTCCAAAGAGTCTGAAAAATCAGCAACGACTTACACGACTCGTCCAAAGTCTGCAGAGAGATCGATTCGTGAAGTTTCCGAAGTTACAAAGGACGTTAAGCGACGAAGTGAAAGTCCGAAATTCTTCTGCAAAGAGTCTGAAAGATCAGCAACGACTTACGCGATCGACTCAAAGACTGCAGAAAAGTATACTCGCGAAGCTACGAAGGCCACGAGGGACTTGAAACGACGAAGTGAAAGTCCGAAATTCCTCTCCAAAGAGTCTGAAAGATCAGCAACGACTTACGCGATTGACGGAGAAACAAGTAAAAAGTTCTCTCTCGAAGGTTTAAAAAGCGTCAAGAAACGGAGCGACAGTCCAAAACCCACAACTTACGCGATAGAGCCAAAGTCTGCAGAAAGATTGATTCGTGAAGTCTCCGAAGATATAAAGGACGTTAAAAGCCGAAGTGAAAGTCCGGAATTTTTCTACAAACAGTTTGAAAAGTCAGGTACCACTTACGCGACTGATTCAAAGCTCGCAGGAAAATTAGCCCGTGTTTCtttgaaagatataaaagacGTTAAACAACGAAGTGAAAGCCCAAGATTCTTCTGCAAAGAGTCTGAAAGATCAGCTACCACTTATGCGATTGACGCAAAAACGAATAAAAGATTCTCTTTCGAAGATTTAAAAGACGTCAAGCAACGAAGCGATAGTCCAAAATCCACAACTTACGCGATTGACTCAAAACGTGTGGAAAGATCGATTCGTGAACCTTCAGAAAACATAAAAGACGTTAAACGGCGAAGTGAGAGTCCAAGATTCTTCTGCGAAGAGTCTGGAAGATCAGCCAAAACTTACGCAACTGATCGAAAGACTGCTAATTCCTCGAAGATCAGAACATCACGTAGCGATAGTCCGAAATTCCTCTGCAAAGAATCGGAGAAATCAGACACGGCTTATGCGATGGACTCGACAATTCTTCCAACGTCCCCTAATTATATGAAAGACAGTAAGAGCTCCGTATTAAAAATCGCATCAAAGAACAAAAAGGATATGACTAATAACACAATAAGAGAATGCACGAACGACGCCATGAAGAGACACGCTACATATCCCAAACGCGATACAATCAGCAAATCTTCTTCTCCGGAAGGCCCAAAATATGACGTGATATCTTGCGCGAAGCCCGAGTACCAAACTCTACGCAAATCTACCGAAACCAAGTTACCCGACGTTTTCGAGCGTCTAACAAGAGAACGTAGCTCGAGTCCTCGGTCTTTCTGTCATGACAGCAGAAGATCAGCCACGACGATGAGCACCCGCAACAGGAACACCGAGTCCGCCTCTGTATCCGCAAACGTAATcgaggaaatgaaaaagaaaggcaGCGAGAGTCGAAGAGTCGGTTCTGGAAAGCGCGATGCTTCGATAATCCGTGCTGACGAATCGAAATCACCAGACTTCGCGAAAGCATCATCCAGAAGCTGCAGCGTAAGTCCGCAGTACTTCGGCTTGGATTCTGACAGGTCCGCCAGCATCCTGATGGTCACGCCAGAGACCATAGTGAAAGCAAAAACAGATCTAGTGTGCTtcgagaaaggagaagaaagtcCTACGTCATACGTTGCCAAAGGCGAGAAGCTCGTCACGAACGTACCGAGAGAAGCGACAAGAGGATCGTCGACAGAAAGCTACGACGACACGGCGAAACGCTTCATCAGAAGCTCGGTATCACGATTTTTCTCGGAGCAGTGTGAAGGAGCAACGAGAAACGTGGGGCCGAGAAAGCTTCAGCTGACGGACGCCAGAACACCGAGTCAGACGAAGTCGCAGTTCGATGATGGACGAGCTGAGAAGGACGAGAGAACGAGTTTCGTCGCAGACGGCAGTCGTGACTCGTCGCCCAGGTCTCGAGAAATCGTTGAAAGTAGAGAAGAAACGCCAGAATTCTTGCGTTACGAGACAGAAGAGTCCGCCATCGCTACGAGCCTTCAGCCTAAGATTTGTACAGACGTTGAGCAACCGCCCAAAGGTGCGCACTCGCTTAAACAAACAGTTGCGCGTGAGATTACGGCAAAGTCAAGGAATCTATCGAGCAACGTCAAGGACAGATCCTCGAAGATTCCTTTAAGCGTCAAGGACCACAACTTGACAGCCGAAAACGCGAATGCACTTAGCCGTAGAGGGTCCGCCGGTGTTCTACGTTCGACAAAACTGATTCGCGACGTGCTGCAGCGTCAGAGTGGCCAAGATCAGGTGGATTATGCTTCGCCTGGAATATCGAACGAATGGGAAGAGCGACCGAGGGCTGACAGGATGCAGACAGAGACCAGGGTGGACAAGAAAGTTGAGGAAAGAGCTGGGACCCCGACTGGTCGCCAACTTGCGGCCGCGGGATCGGAAAGTTGTAGGTCCGTGAAAGTGGACACGCAGATCGGAGGAATCAGGACTCCTGAACGATACGTAAAACAGGAACAGCTTCGAGGCACTTACTCGAGATCGAGCAAGGGAACAGCCTGCGAGAAGTCGAGCGTTGGAAAGTTGCTGACTTATTCCGTGCGCAAGCCAGTTAAACAGAGAGGATCGTTGCTGAAGTCGAACATTTTCCAGCAATCGCTGAGAGATCGAGATTCAACGAACGAGAGGCCCGTTAGCTCGAAACGTACAACACGAATTGCGTCTCTGAAGAAGGAGCCTGCAGCTTGTGCTCGTAGCTTGCAGAGTCGAACGAAGGGAAACGCGGCGAATGGAAAGAGCAAGAGCGACATTTTGAAGACTCGCAGCCGAACAGCGAGTCCGATCTCAGCAAGCAACGGAAAGACGAGCTCAGAGCCGGTTGCTGATAAGAGGAACGTGGACAGATACGATGCTTCGAAGCGTATAACGCGAACGTCCAACGAATCCATCGCTCGTGGCTCGAAAGGAGCAACTGATGTGGCACATCGAAACGATGAAACCAAAATCCCAAGAGCTGGAGCACGAACTGCCAGGAAGCAGAGTATCGCGGATGAGAGGAAGAAAGGCAAGACGTCTAACCAGGCTGAAATTTTGAAGTCCATGCAGCTCGTTCGCAGTGTTACGAGAGGATCAGACTTTGCGCAGGAATCGCGAAAAATGGTTGGCGAATCAGTCGACGACGGTACAGTCAGAGACGAACAGACTGAAACGAGGGAAAGTTGCAGCTCCTCGACGATCGATATTAGAAGGTCGGAGGCCGGCTTAGCTTCTATAAAGGAACTTTCCAAGAATTACGAGAGAACAGACTCAGTGGAGTCAGCTCTCAGACGTTTCGATTCGATCGGAACTGAGGCTGAATCGATCCGAGGCACGTTAGAACGAAGCGTGGAATCGATACCGAAGGAAATACGAAGGAAATCTGGCGGAAGCATTGGCCGCAAGGCTGACTCAAAGACGATTTCGCCGAAAGCACTTGATCCACCGAATGTAAATCTTTTCGCTAAGAGAACGTGTGCCGGCAAAGCTACGACCGTATCCAGGAGCGCAATGGCCGCCGCTAAAGGAAGACAGGCTGAAGCGCAAGAAACGCGGAGGCAGAAAAAATTGGAGAAAGCCAGAGACTCGATAGAGATCAACCGAATTGCCATAAGATCGAGATCGCTGTCGTGCAAGCGGCAGCTTTTCCAGCACACCGATTCCAGCGAGACTGGAAGCGTTGCATCGAGGTGCAGCATCGATTCCTTGAGAACCGTGGAACGTTTCTCGACGACATCCAATAAGAAGAAAACGTGCGACTCGGTGAATACCGCGTCGAAACGCTTCGAATTCTCTGGCAGCGACGAGACGTCGACGCAAACGATAGACAAAGCAGAAACGGATAACATGTCAACAGGTGTGGGTCGTTGCTCATCGGCGAAGCAACTGAGATCGATCGAGGATATTCGTAGGTCGATCGAGGACGAAAGTTGGGATCGCGAAACGGGGCAACCGTCGACAATATCGGCGGTCGTAGGCAGCGCGGCGAAAGCAGCGGGTCGATCGAAACCTCGTCGAATAAATGTCAATGATCGCGCTGGAAATAGAAAAGAGATATGTTCGCCGGGGCGGTCGGTGAACTTTACCGCGAGCAACGACGCTTTAGAGGATACGGAGCGTTCGTCTGTAAAGTGTACGATGCGTTTCTCCAGGGTCGCGAAAAGTCCGAGCCCGGAGACGACCAAGGAAACGAGCATCCGTGCGAGAAGAAACGTCCCAGCGTCGCCGTCCAAAAGTCCGGACACGGTCGCTAGG CGTGCGTCGAGCGAGTTGAAAGCTCAAGACACAAGATCGACGAAACGGCCAACGACTATGAAAGGCACAGAGCCAATTGGAAACAGGAAGGCGTTGACGGCAACGAGCACAACTACGAAAAAATCAGCGGACGTGGTCGATAGCGCTATTCTCGAGAATGGTCTGCATTTACGAGACCAAACTGCCGAAACGAAATACGATAACGACTCGCCCACGAAGAAAAGCGACGCTCTGGTCGTCGACTTGGACGAGCAACCGGCGAAGGAAAACGACGCTCCACTTCCGCGGAAGCCGCTCTTACGAAAACAGTCCACCGAG AAACAGATTACTTCCATGCAATCAACACGGCCACCATCTGTTTCGTCCACATCTGGTGGTAGCCCCATGCAAGGTCAGACTTCCGGTTCTAGAAGCAAAATGGCTTCGAGAGCAAAGGCGCCAATTTCCGGTTCAACAGGATACAAAGGATCAGCTTCTAGCAGAACCGGTGGAGCCGCGGCAGCGAC ATGTTACAGTGACGCTCTGGTTCCTTGCAAAATGTGTGGCCGCCGTTTCGCTCAAGATCGAGTAACACTTCACGAGCAAATTTGCGCGAAAACGACTcagaaaaagaggaaacaatTCGATACGATGATGTATCGCGTAAAAGGCACCGATCTCGAACCGTTCGTGAAAAAAGGACTTGTGAAAAAACAAGTGGAG AAATCGAAGAAGCCGGAGATAAAGTCGAACTGGCGGCGCAAACACGAGGATTTCATTAACGCCATACGCTCGGCCAAGCAAGTACAAGCACACCTGGCCGCAGGAGGCAAGCTCAGCGATTTGCCACCACCGCCGGTTAGCGATAACTACGATTACATTCAGTGTCCCCACTGCGGAAGAAAATTCAATAAGGCCGCCGCCGAGCGTCACATTCCCAAATGCGAACACATGTTACACAATAAGCCGATACACTCGCGAGCGCCGAAACCAAGGCGTTAA